The proteins below are encoded in one region of Silene latifolia isolate original U9 population chromosome 2, ASM4854445v1, whole genome shotgun sequence:
- the LOC141642411 gene encoding glutamine synthetase nodule isozyme, giving the protein MSLLNDLINLNLSDTTEKIIAEYIWIGGSGMDMRSKARTLPGPVTDPTKLPKWNYDGSSTNQAPGNDSEVILYPQAIFKDPFRKGNNILVMCDSYTPAGDPIPTNKRYNAAKIFSHADVATEEPWFGIEQEYTLLQKDVNWPLGWPVGGFPGPQGPYYCSIGADKSFGRDIVDAHYKACLYAGIDISGINGEVMPGQWEFQVGPTLGISSGDQVWVARYILERIAEVAGVVVSFDPKPVKGDWNGAGAHTNYSTKSMREAGGIEVIKKAIEKLAKRHKEHIAGYGEGNERRLTGRHETADINTFSWGVANRGASVRVGRDTEKEGKGYFEDRRPASNMDPYLVTSMIADTTILWKP; this is encoded by the coding sequence atGTCTCTCCTCAACGATCTCATCAACCTTAACCTCTCCGACACAACCGAAAAGATCATCGCTGAATACATATGGATTGGAGGTTCGGGCATGGATATGAGAAGCAAAGCCAGAACATTACCAGGCCCAGTAACCGACCCAACAAAATTACCCAAATGGAATTACGACGGGTCAAGTACCAACCAAGCTCCTGGAAACGATAGCGAAGTCATCTTATACCCTCAGGCTATATTCAAAGATCCATTCAGAAAGGGTAACAACATCCTGGTAATGTGCGACTCGTACACACCAGCCGGCGACCCAATTCCGACAAACAAAAGATACAATGCTGCCAAGATATTCAGTCACGCTGACGTTGCGACCGAGGAGCCATGGTTTGGGATAGAGCAAGAGTATACACTCCTTCAGAAAGACGTAAACTGGCCTCTTGGATGGCCCGTTGGTGGGTTTCCTGGGCCTCAGGGCCCATACTATTGTAGTATCGGAGCTGATAAATCATTTGGTCGTGATATAGTCGATGCTCATTACAAGGCATGCCTTTATGCTGGGATTGATATTAGTGGTATTAACGGCGAAGTTATGCCAGGTCAGTGGGAATTCCAAGTGGGACCTACTCTTGGGATTTCGTCTGGTGATCAAGTTTGGGTTGCTAGGTACATTCTCGAAAGGATAGCGGAGGTAGCTGGGGTGGTTGTTTCTTTTGACCCGAAGCCGGTCAAGGGTGACTGGAATGGTGCTGGTGCTCATACCAATTACAGTACTAAGTCGATGAGGGAAGCCGGGGGAATAGAAGTGATAAAGAAGGCAATAGAGAAGTTAGCGAAGCGTCATAAAGAGCATATTGCAGGTTATGGAGAGGGTAATGAGAGGAGGCTTACTGGTCGTCACGAGACAGCAGATATTAATACCTTTTCTTGGGGTGTTGCTAATAGAGGTGCTTCTGTTCGTGTTGGAAGAGATACTGAAAAGGAAGGGAAAGGTTATTTTGAGGATCGAAGGCCTGCATCAAATATGGATCCGTATTTGGTTACCTCCATGATTGCTGACACTACTATCCTTTGGAAGCCTTGA